aaagaaaaaaaaaagaaatttgggacAGATGTGTCCTCTGAGTTCCACAAGTTCTTGCAAAGCATCATCTATTGTAATACAGGCATTCAGGGTCTCTGCAAACTGTTCAGTTTCAGTTTCAAAACCACCAGGCTGCTCTGTAAGATGGTTCAAGAAACCCTGAACATGTACTGAGAGTGGGATAATCCTCACCGTCATCCTCATAGGATTCTCTATAATTAGAATCACCTGACGGGTAGAATTTGATGGTATTCACAGACAGCTCAGATGTTAATAAAGAACCTACAACCACCTAAGGTTTAACCACTGCTAACTCAGTTCTGCTGTGGGATTTTATCCTGTGAACTAGATGGAGCTCTCAGGGCCTCGTTTGCTCCCAGACAGTTCGACCTCCTCAGTGGTTCTCAGGAAAGCAAGTGTGAAAGTGGGCCAGGAGGAGACCACCAGTCCTCACAATCCAAGGGGCACCACTCCCATCTTCGTCTATGTGGATGGTGCTCTTTGGTGGTTGGTATGCAGTGTACAACCTAACTGCAGGGCTGAGAGGAAGCACAGTAGTGGGGCCTCTGGTGGATATGGCCTCTGGCCTTAGGTTGCCCCTGCTGTTTGCTCTGAATATAGGAGCCATGCagacaggaagatgagagaaagCTCAACCACAGGAAAAGGACTGGTGGTAGGACCTGTGAgaataggaaaaggaaaagcaaacacaGGGTAGAGAAGGGTCAGACTAGCAAGCAAAGGCCTCAGTAGACTAAAGAGTAGGCCAATTAGAAAGTGCAAGGAGAGAGGGGGGCTTCTACTGTGCAGCTGGGAAATTCTTCCTGTTGCAAAAGGGGCTACCTGGGGAAAAAGGGGGCAGTCAGAAGCTCTGCAGGCGGAGTTTTCTATATTTGATGTACATCTGGGAACCACCCTCTAGACACTCACCTGTCTTATATTCCAAGTCTCTCAGCAGCTTCCCTGGGGAGAAAAAAGGACAGCAATGACTCAAGTCCCACGAATGCATGAGCCCATTTCTTGCTTGGGCAGTATCAATTTCCTGACAGGGATCCATTTCTAAGGCAGGAGGCCCTCAGAAGAGTGAGACTCGACAAGGTGATGGAAAGGAGCCGGCTGCCCTCTTTCTACGAGGTAGCCCTGCTCTGACTCCCACCCTTTGTGCGCTCCCCAACCCTTACCCTGGAATTCCCTCAGGCCTCGCTGCAGAGAGAGGAGTTTATCTGAGAATTCTCCGGTCTTTTTTTTAACCACTCGAGCGATGGGTTTCCCAACCCAGAACTTCTTCCGTGGATACCTGAGAAGATGACAGACGTAACAACCTGTTACTCAGCTCTTCTTACTTTCCTTCATACTTATCTCTCAATCCTCATGGCAATTATGAAGGGGAGAGGAAAGGTATGATTGTCCCCAGACAAGTGACAGAAAAACAGTGGCCCAAAGACACCAGCTGAGCCAGGGCTTCAGACCATCCAGGGCGCTCTGTCTCCTAAGCCATGTTTCTAACCTCTCTGCTCTGTCCCACCTCAAATAAGGCCAGTGGGCCAAGGAGCTGGGGTTACACAGAGAACTCACAAGGAGGAGAGCAAGTCTCCAGTTCTCAAGGATGTGTCCTGCTCCTCAGAAGGGCATCAGGATGAACCATGGGATGTGAGTACCTCTGGCACCACACCACTCCCCATGATTCAAATGGACCTGGTCAGAAGGGGAGGGAACATAAACAAGGGGGATGAGGTGCGCCGTGGAGAGGAGACTCTTACCTGTTTAGGAAGTCTCTCGTGtcctagaagggaaaaaaaaaagcacaagtaTCAATACGAATCAAACAAGACTTCAATGCATCTGCACCCAACACTGTAGCAGAGGTGGGAcatatcagtgaacaaaacaaatgtGGTTGCTTTTTTATGGAGATGACATTCCAATGGGGTCACGgataaaacaacaagaaaacaaacaaaatcagcaCAATGACAGAAGCCACCATGGCTGGGGGATGACAGGGGCAACTTCTCTGGGAGATACCTGCGCAGAGAACTGAGGGATGAGAAGTACTGGCCAGATGAAGAGAGATAAGGTAAAACAGGAAAGGGCTCGGTGAAAGCAGCAGAGGCCAGATCGCGCAGGGCTGGATGTGCATGGTAAGGAGTTTGAATTTTTCTCCACGTACAGTGGAAAGCCACCAAGGGTATCAAGTAGGGGCACAATATGTGTGATCCGCTCTACATGTGGCTGAGACTGCTGTGTAACCTCCAGAGTccactctccccttcctccttttaATAATAGAAGCCCTGGAGTTATTGCTGGTCAGATGGTCATCTGGAAAGACTATCTTTTCCAGATCCCCCATGACAAGGTCTGGTCATGAGACTAAGTTCCAGCCAATGGAATGTGATAGAAAGCAATGACCATAATTCCAGGCattgtcctttaaaaaaagaaaattgctttcTACTTCCTCTTTCCCCCAACTGAATTTTGGACATGGTGGTAGTGAGCCCAACTTTGACCACACAGCAGGGGACAACATCCCTAGAAGCTGGTAGAAGAACCACATGGAAGTAACCCAGTCCCCTGGATGAGCTTATGTACAGCTACTGTGATAGCTGTAGACCCTGCACCTCTGACCTGTTACTGAGgcagaaataaacttctattctgTTTGCGTCACTGTACAGCAGCGAGCCAAAACCCTAAGTGACCACTCACTTGGCTGTCCCACAGAGAAGGGACTAAGGAGGCAACAGGAACATGGGGCGGGGGTTGGTCTGGAGGTTTTTGCTGTGGACCAGGGGAAAGCTAAAGATGGCCTGAACTAAAGTGGTGGCagtagggagaaaaagagagaagcaatATATTCCAGGTATTTTAGACAGATTCAACTGGACATACTGGTAAAGGATAATCAACAACAGAGCATGGTTTGTATAGGAGGGAGAACGGTGGTGCTATCTCTGTGACAGACAGGTGGCAGGACAGGGTGAGTGGGAAGAGGGTTATTCTGAGATACTCAGATTCCCTTTTGTGAGTCAAAAGCCTCCATAATACTCTGTATTGATTTTTGCCTTCCTTTcactcattccacaaatatttattaagtgcttccTAGGTACCAGGCACTGATCTAGAAGCCTcagaacagtttaaaaaaaaaaaaaaaaaaaaagagagagcgcgAGAGAGACAAATCCCCACTTCTGTAGAGCTGACATTCTAGCAGGGGGAAGTAGACAAAATAATCAATGTAGCAAATACATCACACTACGTGAGTGATACGCACCATGGGAAAAGAGAGCAGAGTGAAGGGGGATGGGAGCAGGGGCCGGTGGGGTGCAGGCTGGCTTCCTAGAGAGAGTGAGATTCAGGAAACAAACGGAATTAACAAATTGTGGCTGCTGATGACTGCTTCAGAAAGTTTGGGAAGAATTGTGAGTTTTACTCCAGAGGAGCAAGACAAGAAGTCAGAGGCACATCCCGACCCCCCACTATGAAGCAACTAAATGCCCAGAGACTGGTAGCAAATTTCTGGCCAAGTCCTCTAACACGCCCCTCAACACATGTAAGTCCAAGGCAGCTTCAGAGGACAGGCAACAAAACAGACAGCGTGTCCTGACAGCTCTGCTGACAAAGGTGGCATAAAAGAGCAAATGAATGGAGCAGTAGCTAGAGTGGGGGCCAGGGGCCCAATTGGGCCTATTTCCTGACATGAAAGTTTCTAGAACAGTAGAAAGGGACAGATATCACACAGGAGAAAGAAGAGTCCTCTAAAGGTTAAAGGTTGTGAGCAGCCCAGAGAGGGTGGGGTCCCAAGAGCCAGGGCAGGGCTGGCCCTGTCGAGAAGAGGCTGAAAGACTGAGAGGCCCCCATCCACAGCCACATATGGGGCCTCTGGAGGGAAGTGATCAGCCCACGTCTCCTGAAGGACTCTTCTCACCCAAGACATCTGAGGCTGTCATGAAACAGGCAGAGCCGAGCAGTGGGGCCACAGCAATGAGTCATGGCAAGCTCCCGGAGGGGATGTGCCTGGTTACTAACAGAGAGTATCAAGAAAATTCTTCACGAGGGTGTACAGCAGGAGAAGCAGGGTGCAAGCATGCCACCTGATCCTGCAGCGCCCTCCCGGGTTAACCAGGGCAGGATGCAGTGTCCCTTTGGGCCTCTCCTATCACCCCAATCCCTTTAATGTCTTCTTGATGCTCCCAGCCCATAGGtttgtctttccttttctgtcaCTTCTATCAAAAGGTCTCTTCTATTTTACACATTTTGTCCTGCTGTTTCTCCCTCTCacctgtatttctattttttttttaatttttttgagacaggatctcactatgttgcccaggctggtctcaaactcctgggttcaagcaatctgtctgcctcagcctcccaaagtgctggaattctaggtgtgagccaccacaccagcctcaCCTGTATTTCTCTATCAGACTTCTGGACCCTATTTTAGGTCTTTTTCTTACTATACTTTGACAGCCAAATAATCTCTGGGAAAATATTAATGCTAATTAGGGAGTTAGCTGTCCAGTTCCCACGCGTTACAATCAACTCAAGCACACAGACAAAATCTACCAATaccatttttctgcatatggttggttacccagttttcccagcaccatttattaaagagactgtccctTCCCCCactgtatgttcttggtgcctttgttgaaaatcagttggctataaatatgtgaatttatttctgagttctctattctgttccattggtctatgtgtcgcTTTTATATCaatacatgctgttttggttactacagctttgtagtgtggtacacactacacacacacacacatatatatgtgtgtatatatatttttaaatggagtctttattgcccaggctggagtgcagtggcacaatctcggctcactgcaacctctgcctcccagattcatgcaattctcctgcctcagcctcccgagtagctgggattacaggtgcgcaccaccacgcctggctaatttttgtattttttgtagggatgggggtttcaccatgttggtcaggctggtctcaaactcctgaccttgtgatccgcctgcctcggcctcacaaagtgctgggattacaggtgtgagccaccactggctgtagtatattttgaagtaagATAGTGTGaagcctccagttttgttctttttgcttaggactgctttGGTCATCTGGGGTCTTTTGTgactccatatgaattttagttttttttctaattttgtgaagaatgtcattggtattttgataacagggattgtattaaatctgtagattgctttggataggatagtcattttaacaatattaattctaatcCACAAGCATGgagtatttttccatttgtttgtgtcctcttcaatttctttcatcaatgttttgcagttttcattaTAGCGGTctctcacctccttggttaactTAATTCCcaggtgttttattttacttttgtagttattgtaaatgggGTTGCTTTATTGATGTCTTTTTTAGctagtttgttattggtgtattaaAAATGCAGTAGactttttatgttgattttgtatcctgcaactttactgaatttgtttattagttctaagagtttCTTGGTGGGGCCTTTAGGTTTTCCTACATATAAGTATagccgttatggaaaacagtatgagagtttctcaaaaaactaaaaatagaactaccatatgatccagcaatctcattactaagtatttatccaaagaaaagaaaatcagcataTCAAATTGATACCTGCACACTCACGTTTAtcgtggcactgttcacaatagctgagATGTGGACTCAATCTAAGCATCCATCAgcatacaaataaagaaaatgtagtatatatacacaatggagtactattcatccATAATAAATTTGAGttcatggaagtagagagtagaataataaggattagaggctgggaagggggctggggagaggagggtAGGGAGAAACTGGTTAAAGGACACAAAGTTACAGCTACACGGGAAGAGTAAATTCTAGTGTTGTGCAGCATTGTAGGGAGAATACCATTAACTATAATGTACCACAcattttcaaaaagctagaagagaggattttgaatgttccaacacaaataaatgataagtgtttgaggtgatagatatacTAATTACTCTgagtttattattatatattacatacatgtatcaaaataacactctaggccaggcacggtggctcatgcctgtaatcccagcactttgggaggctgaggtcaggagttcaagaccagcctggccaacatgatgaaaccctgactctaccaaaaatacaaaaattagccaggtgtggtgacgcgcacctgtaatccgagttacttgggaggctgaggcaggagaatcgcttgaacccaggaggcacaggttgcagaggcaggagaattgcttcaacccaggaggcggaggttgcagtgagctaagattacaccactgcactccagcctgggagacagagcgagactctgtctcaaaaacaaacaaacaaaaacctctatatcccataaatatatgcattacatagcactaaaaataaaagagaaaacacaaaacaaaaaagaaaccagtaCCAATAACATTTCCTATACTAGTTTCAAGCAGataccattttctctctcttcccttaaCCTTACCCCACCCCAGCAAGAGCTGCAATCGGAGCGCTGAGTCACTGAGGGCCAGGCCTCTGCTCAGAGGGCCACTTCTCTGGGTGCATTAGGAAAAGGCACCCCTCTGGGCAGACGCAATGGATTTCAGCCCACCACATCCTCAGCTGTGTGCCTCTGTTCCACACGCAATAGGCATCCACACATAGCAGGGTTGTGGGGAGAGGAAGAACAGGGGCAAAAGGAGACGCAGAAAATGACCCAGTCAGCGTACGACGAGAGAAATCTGAGGGAACAGAATGACATCTGGAGGAAAAGAGGGGGCCAGAGAGACATTCTGGACAAAATAAGAACAAGAGCTCAGAGCCCAGGGGTCAGGACATCTGGGCTCCAGCTGTGACCTGCCACCTGCCACATGGTCTGGGACAAACTCCTTCcactctctggacctcagtgACTTCATCAGTAGGGGCTGGACTGGAAGGTCTAAACTCCCTGCCAGGCCTCATTCTGTGCATCTGAATTCACAACAGTGAGGAGCAGGTGGCCACTTCCTTCTGCAATCTGTCCtggtgcacacactggggagtccGCCTTGCCGTCTCTCCCTCCTGGCTATTGGTTTGCCCTGCCATCGGCCTGGGACCACCTTCCTAGAAATCCTGGGTGGCTCTGCTGCTGACAGACAGACCCAGCCACCCTAAACAGTGCAAGTGGGGGAATACCATCAGAGAgcccctctcctcccagcctGTGAGGACAGGAAGGTTGAGCCCTCTACCCCTCCAAAGGCTGCTGGACCCTCTTCAGGGTAGTGTGATCCCCAGAGGCTCCTGGGGGAGGAGATGTGGTGCCATTTCAGCTTCACAGCCAGTTCTTCAGCCCCAAAGCCTCCCTTTCTCACTATCAAAGCCCCCTCCTCTAGGAGGCGCCCCGAGGCCCCCTTGCCTGCTTTCCATCTTGTTCTCTGTGTGGTAATCCCATGGGCCCAGAGAAAACCTGGCCATCTCTGTTTCCCTTCCCCAGTTTCCCTATCTCTTCCAGATCCTCTGGGCCTTTGAGAGGAGCTGCTGGTCAGCCCTCCCTCAGCCACCCCAACCACAACACCATAAAAAGTTTCCACCAGCTAAGTGTCTGCCAGTGACTTGTTAGAAGGGCTCGTGATGGCAGTGGTGAGGACGGAGGATGGTAAATGATAATAATTAATGATATTAATAACCTTCCCTTCCATTTTACACTATATCATTTAGTTTTTTGAATAGTTTTgtatagaaagtttattttttgaagtgACACCATGccagttatttcattttatgctCATGCAATCTACAGAATAATTGGCAGGGGGAAGGATTATCATCCCCATGtttcagatgacaaaactgagccCCCAAGTCTCCTAAGGTCCTGCAAGTGAATGGCAGGGCTGGGACTCACCATCCTGGTCCCTGGCTCCCTGTCCAGGGATGGCCTCTCACCTGCATGAGCTCTGCAGCTGGCTGCTGTGCCTTGCCCTCCAGTTCGGAGATGACCAGGGCCAGCCGGGCGAGCTCCCCGACGCCCCGGCTCTTGAACTTCTCCCTGCCCTCTGTGAGCTCCTGCTCCAGCTTCGCCAGCTGTTCCAGCAGGTGTTCCTCCCGCTCCCTCAGGAACTGATGACCCTGCTCAAACTCAGCCACAATGTACTGCCTCTGGTCCTGGAGCTTCTTCTGCAATGggcaggaaggggagaagggctgACACCTCCACTCAGGGTGGAGGGCCCAGCACTGGAGGTGTGCAAGGCTGGTTCGTTCACCTCGGTACCCCCGTTCAGGAATTCTATAGGATCTGGAGTGGGAGGAGCTATAGAGGGCTCCTGGTCCATACTCCTCTTCTCAAAGAAGACACCAGTAATGAATTAGTTCAGTTCACCCCACCACTATATgatcaaaaccctgtctctaccttaCTGGTCAGCCACAGTCTGTTCCAGCTAAGCCAGTACCATCTGGGGCCCCTGGAGAAACTCTGTGGGGCTCACTCATGAGCTGGcacactttttcctcctggacaAAATCTctgtcacctcttccaggaagtttTGCTTGATTAATGTCATCTAAGCCTGACCAGTCCTCTCTTCAGCACCCCACTGTTCAATCTAAAATACCTATGTGTCCCTGACCCCGCCACATAAGACTGTATCCTGTTTCCTCAGCAAAACTGTGTGACATCTGCGCTTAGGGACCATGTCCTTTCCTGCCTCCAAATCTCCTCCCCAGTTGGGGTGAGGGGAGTCCTCAGTGGCCCTGTTGACTGGTGCTGGGCTGGGGGCAGCCATGCACACTGAGGGCCTGGAGGGGTCCTTGGACTTAGCCATCTCTAGCttactctctccctctccccaggcctAATGACGCACCACTGGCCCTGACCCCACTACTCCTCCACTGCCCACTTCCTCAACATACACAGTTCCCCAGAAAATCAGAACCATTTGATCGGTTCCCCcacaaccccatctctaatcAAGCACACAACGTGCTGCCTGTTTCCCAACTACAGGGTTGTCCCTCAGTATCAGCGGGTTATGGTTCCAGGATCCCCTCCccaaggataccaaaatccaaggatgTTCAAGTTTCTTAcgtaaaatggaataatatttacatataatctactatatactttaaattatctctagattacttacaatgcctaatataatgtaaatgctatataaatagctgttatactgCATTGTGTAGAGaataatgataagaaaaaaaatctgtatatgtTCAGTAgagatgctttttcttttttctgagtatTTCTGATCCATGGTTGGGTAAATCCACTGGTGTGGAGCCCACAGATATGGAGGGGGTCCCACTATACTGGCAACCATTATCCTGGGCCTGGGCCTCACTACATACAGCGCCATCTGAACTGGCAGGCCTGCCTTAGCTGTTCTCTAGCCCTTCCCTCCCAGTTCTTACCCTGGAGCCAGCTCCCTCCTTCTAAACCCTCTCCACTCTCAGGCaaccttgtctctctctctccctttgaaAGGAAGAATGAAGTCACACCTTCAGTCCCCTGGCAGAAGAGAACCAGCAGCTGGACACGGGTCCTGTCATCAAGGTGAGAGTCACAGAAAATAGAAGGGACTCTAGCTGACATCCAGACGACCCACCTGTCTCTCAGACAAGAAAGAAACAGGCCCAAGACCACATAGCTCAGAAAGACAGCACCTGGGCTAAAACCCAGGTCTGCCACTGCCAGGCTGACGCCCGTCCTCCCTACAAACAGTGCTAGAGACACCTCCCAGCTGCCGCCTGCTTGCCCAGGCTCACCCTGCCCTACATGGGTGCACCGCCTCAGGGCTTCCTGAAACAGCATCACTTACCAGCGCCGCCAGGATATCAGCTTCTCCCTTTGCCTGGAAGCCCTGaattttgtctctgtctctccttagGGTACTCAGGTGGTTCAGGATTTTTTCCTgtagaaaaacaagcaatgggaacaGTTGGATGctctgggctggggcaggaggggagaATCAGGCCGAGTCCTCTGAGGACTGCAGGGTGGAGCGTCCAGAGAAGGTGGCAAGTCACCCTCGGGGGTGAGAAGGGCTTACCCTGTGGGGCTGGGCGGCCTTCTCCATGAGGACAGCTGTGTGGGGCCTGTGCTCCCGGGACTCCCGGCACATCACGCACAGCAGCTTCCCGTCGTCCTCGCAGTAGTAGTGCAGCTTCTCTCGGTGTCGCTCACACAACTTTGCGTCCTGCTGCTCCCGGGTCACCTCTCCCGGCTGCCTGCCCTTGTCCACCTTCAGCCGCTCAATGTTCTCCACCAGGCTGGCCAGCTGCCACACGGGTCGGATGTTCTCCTTCTTAAAAGGCTTCTTGCAGAGTGGGCAGACAGGGCGGCTCCCTGAGATGGGGCGGACGTCTGTGGTGCAGCTGCGGCAGAAGACGTGGCCACAGTCAA
This genomic window from Chlorocebus sabaeus isolate Y175 chromosome 17, mChlSab1.0.hap1, whole genome shotgun sequence contains:
- the TRIM26 gene encoding tripartite motif-containing protein 26 isoform X1 produces the protein MATSAPLRSLEEEVTCSICLDYLRDPVTIDCGHVFCRSCTTDVRPISGSRPVCPLCKKPFKKENIRPVWQLASLVENIERLKVDKGRQPGEVTREQQDAKLCERHREKLHYYCEDDGKLLCVMCRESREHRPHTAVLMEKAAQPHREKILNHLSTLRRDRDKIQGFQAKGEADILAALKKLQDQRQYIVAEFEQGHQFLREREEHLLEQLAKLEQELTEGREKFKSRGVGELARLALVISELEGKAQQPAAELMQDTRDFLNRYPRKKFWVGKPIARVVKKKTGEFSDKLLSLQRGLREFQGKLLRDLEYKTVSVTLDPQSASGYLQLSEDWKCVTYTSLYKSAYLHPQQFDCEPGVLGSKGFTWGKVYWEVEVEREGWSEDEEDGDEEEEGEEEEEEEEAGYGDGYDDWETDEDEESLGDEEEEEEEEEEEVLESCMVGVARDSMKRKGDLSLRPEDGVWALRLSSSGIWANTSPEAELFPALRPRRVGIALDYEGGTVTFTNAESQELIYTFTATFTRRLVPFLWLKWPGTRLLLRP